The stretch of DNA GAATGGTGCAAGTGCGAAGAGGGAGTCAGACTTAccacccagcatgcattgcccAGGTCAGCAATCTTCACCTGCATCTTATCTGCATTTTGAGGATCTAGTGGGTTAACCAGCAGGTTCCCCGCCGCAATTTTTGCTGCAATACAATGTCAGGACAGAGAGAAATTGTTACTGGATCGATAACACAAACAATAGATTTTTGGAAAACTCTGGAAGAGTCTGGAAATCTATATCAGCAGTGACAAATGAGACCATTGAAACGAAGATACAGGAACGTGGGCAACAGATAAACACCTGTGATTAAGAGCATGAAATAAAAGCTTATTGATCTAAAGGAAGGaaacattaaatgaaaaatcacaCGGGAAGACGCAGATTCCTATCAAGCAGACAGAGTTAAAGACTATGAAAACACACAGCAGGAgggtaagagagagagagagagagagcagacgGGTGGAGGTTAGCAAGGAGCACAACAAAAGCGTCAGAAGGAGGGGCGTTCCTCCGGAAGGAGCTCCACACTGACCGTCCTTCAGGCTCTCCTCCAGTGGGGCCACCTGAGCGCTGGGGTCCAGCTCCATGTTGGGACCCTCAACAGAGCTAGAGCCGTTCACCTCCACAGTGCCGTCCTTTGGATCCTGCACTCTTGGGCACTGTGATTCAACCATGGCACAAATCAAAGGTCCTTTACCGTCTGCGGCAGCAGGGGACGGTGGTCTGGGCTCTTCCTCTTCTGTGCCGTTGCATGCTGGGTAAGGGTTAACGGGCTCGGACCTCTCCGCGCTGCTGTCGTAAGGGTTCGCGGGAGCGTCGTCCTTCGTCTGCTCGTGGACACGTTGGGTTTGCTCTTCTGATTCAGGGCCGTGACCGTTGACGACATCTCCGTGCCGAGTCCAACCATCTGAGACTCCATCTGGGTGAGTAGAAAGTTCACTAATATATCATGACGCAGAAGCGCTGCCACACCGCACCATTATGCGCAGTGAGGAATCTGCAAGATCCCAGAGATCTTTGGGGGCACGAAAAGTACTTACTGTCTTATTTATTTACaattacattatatatataactAAAAACAATGAGATTTACATGTAATGAGTGGTTGTCAGGGCATTGCTATGGATCTGCTAAGGTCTTTTAGGAAAATTGCAATGTGACTACGAGGATGTTTGGGATGGCTTCCTGGCCTAAATCAAAATTCTCTATAATATTCTGATCCCTAGACACGACTTATTTCccaagtatgagcaatagtaacaGAACAACAAGACACATGAATGATCTTCTCACCCAGTGTGTCCTCAGTTGTGATGTCATGCAGTGTCTGACTGTTGGGGACAGATGGGGTGCTGTCGGGTGTCTCCatctcttcctcctcctcatcCTCTCCTCCTTCGGGTCCTTTCTCCAAACCCTCGATCTCCAGAATCCTTTTCTCCAGAAGTTCAGCTTGACGCTTCTGTTTCTTCTTCATCTTTTTCTTCTTGTTCTTCGACATCTTTGCCATCTGAAAGAGAGATGAACATCAGAACGCTGCCTTTTCTTACGATTTATTGCAAGATGCATCATTTCCGTGCCATCGGCAAGatgaaatgcaaaaatatatttaggagCAAACTTAAGAGTACACTTACTTGTTTTGGGGCTGGAGCTGTGCTCACTGCAAGGAAGAAAAATTAAGATGAGAAAAGAAGAAGGACTTCATTTATCATTTGATAAGCAAAGGAAGTTCAAAGGCAGTGCACATGAGCTCTCTGAGAGATTCAAACTGTGGGAATTTGTCATCCTTCACTTGTTTGCTAAAGCGTATGAGTCACAGCTCTACATTTAGACCCATCCTGCAGACATCACGTCAGTCTGTATAATGTATCAATGAAAATGTTCTGTGCTGAGCTGTCAGTGGATGTGAATGGTTCTACCCACAATGCAACAGTCATCATGTTACAGCTAAACATGCTTTTGTATTACACCGTTGCTGATATCCTCATCaactgtttatgaaaaaagattGGCTTACTACTGAGCATGCTTTTTGTTCACATAACATTAAGAtaaaaacccagctgaagtaatTTTCtgtgatttaatgtttttttttacataatgtaaagatcattctgtaaaaatataagtgAGGCTTCAAATCTCATCACTAggttatgagactttaacctggatttcacataTAGACTAACATATACTGCACAACATTCATAGGCCCTCTCTCTTATGAATAAACTTACTGATCTAAACAATGTATGTCCTTGTTTTTATGATTTCCCAGTCATTTATGATTACTAGATGAGGATTTTGCCCTATAATGAGACTCTGAACAACATGCAAGTCTCCATGTGCCAACAGCTCTTGTGTGTGTTGAGTGCTCTACGTTTTGTGCGACGGGTTATGATATTATATAATAATGACTGTTTTATATGCTGTTGTATATCGGAAAGTAGACCTGCAGAGCCGGAAGGGGGCGGGGCTCCAGATTTCTGCCACTCGGTGGCCTCCGCTGCCAGTCTCCTGACATACGCCTCGTTCACGTCCATTAGGATGTTCTCTGGCTTTATATCAGTGTGAATTATCTTACACTTGGTGTGGAGATAATCCAGGCCTTGCAATACCTGCagagaaataaaacatttaaaaagaaagagTTTGGtaccaaaacgcaataaacagcTTTTTTAATTagtcagtattgtatctggtctgtatttaaaagtaaattcttaattttacgcaaaatctgatatctgccgtgttattctgtaatcttttctcctttttttccaaaccgtgacaaacgccagtcctccttctcagcagaatgcaataaatcctctcaacaaatcacagcgcaccattccacgcattgtaaacaataatggtggtgctttaaatacacacagaatcctagttttcctcatctactttgtaatttgtgatcaacaaacaaaaacaaaataatacttagaagcagggttctaaattaacacccgccaacccgccaaatgcgggttaaaattaattttggcGGGTGTTCATAAACACTTACTAGCCAGTTTGGCCGGTGATGCATGAGGCATTGCATGCATGATACATAATGCTCTGTTCTCGGACATTTATTCCTCTGGCAGTACTTCCTACATTTCCCATGAACACTGTACCGTAATGCTACGTGATGATGTTTCATACACCCATTGGCTGCGCGCAGTTTGCAGTGAAACCAGCGCGAGAAACCATGGAAACGAACGGAGCGCATCCACAAGAACACACAAGGAAGGCGGCACATGCCATAGTCTAAATCTgttgtgccccggtgtaaatctcaagttaagattttagcagttaactagtgtattcctttacaaagataatagcggcaaaaacggatctatatgcgcTTGTAAAAGCGAATAAGCGATGCAGTAGGCGCACTGATGCATACACGCACAACGCCATGTCGGCGCGTCATTGCGTTTATCcacgcacaaccgcattcaacgTCACGCGATTATGTTAGCTTATAAAAACATGacgaaactaaagtaagtttctaaattataatgttaatcttattttgactcgattaCTATTGGCTTCTGTGGAcgtcagaaatgtttttttgcaaagcagggaaaggggaGCAGAAAGGAAAGATGATGAGACTAAGGGAGGTAAGAGAAAACTACATCCTcacaccctgtcaggtctcaaacattagaggaaaacatttcaggagaacctcttgtcaagtctatagaattgcattgttgctgagaaaatcaacacatgtatgaaattaatatttagtttactaatgttTAACTAGGACATACATAagcagttagcagtaactatgactgagattattttagtatagtttcttaaaatattgtacaaatattcttgtaaaaataagttattaatcattgctatcattgtataatgttgaAAATATGCATGTACGTGAAAGAAAAAACCGAAACGAACAATTTGTGGTggaacaaataattttaaagttgAGGCAGTAGCTAGGGCTAAAGGACCATGAGAGTGCCCAAAGTAAACAGAGAGTCTAACGTTAATTAAAACTGCCAAGACAGGTCGTATTGAAGAGAGCCTTGCTTGGAGAAGCCTCActttatgtgtgtttttcatACTAACAATGTTAATTAAATTATCAAATGCATTCataatttctctttttcaccagaaaaaatttggctagtggaaatgctgattggctggtaactttagaaagttaccagccacattggctggtgatcaaaaaagttaatttagaaccctgctTAGAAGGCATTAATAACCCTGTGGTGGTTTTCGGTGGCATTGAAGAAACGTAAGCAATCAAAATCTAAtcatttacgtgagaggcactcgggcgatggaaaatgccggctgttgcttgttctcacacgacaggatcaagcttctgtcacattgaccccaggggatcttatgaaaaactttccattattttactcgaagtcaatgaaaatcgagcaggaccaaaacattttacagctgatcgctgtcaaaaatgTTCAGCAACGACATCCCAAGTagaaccgcagcaatgacagggTTCTTAACCTGTTAAAGCGAACCGGGCCCGTGCGTGGTCCTGACGcggtttgtttacaaactatTAAGTTTACAATACATTATACTGATGAAGAAGGTTATTAAACTTTTCATGCCATATATCATTAGAAAGGTTGGAGGGTTTAGATTtcatttttaagtgctgttcCACGAAGTAAATGCTCTAGcaaaatttataataaattttatgCAACGAGgtcatatttaaatttgttcatTCATAAAATGATTTCAGGCTCTTATTATGAAACTGCGCCTCCCTCATAACTTTAGACGAATTCACACTGCTGAAATCTCATTGCAAAGCATTCACAATATAACATCCATTCGCACTTTTAGTCCACAAACGTATTACAAAtgagaaatattgatatttctTCGTTGTTTCCATGGGATTTTGCATCAAATAATCCTAAATCCATATTGTTATTCAACAACTGCACACGCAGCGCGATTCTACTATGGAAAAGGCATACGCGATCAGGTCAGTCAGagtattatgtttaaaatgagtccacacacacacattatgattaatatttcacatacagctaataagtttagtgttttactgatgtttttgtgtgttatttttgtgCACCTGTTATCTGCAGTAACTTAGACTGCTTGTCATTCTGATGCACATTCGCTATTTGCAGACATTGTTGATGTACCTAACATTATGCAAGTACTCTGAATGTATATTGTGAGGACAAAAGCTTATTATTAGTAACAGATCGCTGTCTGTGTGCTTTTCTATCGCCCATCACTAAATGAATGGTTACGCAATTTACTCGCGATAGAGATACGTCACCGCCATTAATATGAATGCTTCTTTTATCACTTCACAACAACTGGTGAGTGCTTTAGATTGTAAAACATGAGGTGTCCACAAtgtaaatagttttatttatattttaaaagctTCATAATTACTATGTACTGTGTAGTTTACGGTTACtagtttatttcaatatttaagttaaaacacatttttgtcaaatgtgtatacaatgtttttatgtaataaataaagttttgtagaTACATACTCTAGGTAATAACCAcatgtaaataattaatttataaagcTTTTTCTACTTTATTGTACATCATTATAGCAGGTGATGATTTGGAGCAGCCAAGTGGCCATTTTTTGAAATGTGCCATAGTGAAGATCAAAGCTTACAGTaaccttattttttatcatatcatCTTCAAATTTAAAACATAGATTAGTCAGACATGTGGTCTTAAGTCTATGTTCTTTTTGGGTTGGTATGAGACATTTAATATgacattattaattaaataaaaacatgtttaattttaataaaacattttcaacacaatTCAGTGTCTATAACATTTAGCttttttacatatctgaattCTGATAACTGAGAAGTGAAGACACACATGTCTtctttttaaagatatcaaaatTGTGTCTGTAGGTCAAAGGGTTTTGGAACTACAGCTGTTTTAGTGTGGGCATGTAAATTTCATGATTTGGCCTGAAAACGGCTGTCTGGCTTAACAGGTTAAAATgaaaaagtaagtgttttgatcaATGCCATTAATGTCTATTTTTTAAGCAGTGTAtaacactagtcaactaaatgaatataacattgCAAAGATGAATGCAAAAAGTACACACCTGTCGGATGATGCTTTTGACACAAGGCAGAGGCAGACCCTGGTAGTTGGACTTAATAATCCACTTCAGCAGATGGTGCCCGAGGACTTCAAACACCATACACACATCTGACAGTGCACGGTAAAGGGAAACAGTCCCAAGAGAATAAAAAGCCTAGATCTCCAGCTCTTTATGAGCTGTTCATCACAAATAAATGAGCGAGTTTTGCCAAATCTGGGCATAGTGCCTACTCCAACAGCTGTGGATCAACAGATTGTGCCTCATATGGAAGCGGATACAAAGTTTACTAGCAAAACACCTGTGGATCCTTGAATAAATCATGTATGTGAAGTATTGACACTGTTTGTGAAAATCCACCTGTATGATGCACAGCAGCAGTAAAAATGTTCGCTGTATTAAAAGGATACGGGATCCGTTCATGCCCGAGATCTTGAAGTCGTCCAATAACTGCACCACCTTCTCCCTGCTGGGATCATTCTGGTCTGTGTTTCTGACCTGAATTGACCAGATGGGAATGGTAACAACAGTAAGGTTTTGTAGGTAAAAAGTTCAAAACagtcttgtttgatttattgaaaaaatatagccTGACAGAGTACTCATTTAGCAAACCCCAGGCTATGCAGATAAACCTGACTTTCATTACGTTCAGGAACACAGTGTGTAATACTCTCAAATTTATCCGACACTAAATGCTCTTGGGAATAATTCATCATAATGGTTTCTATGACAGCGCTGGTGTCAAGAGGCGTCTCACCGCTCTCAGGAGCTTGATCTCATCGAGTGCTGTTTCTGTGTAGTGTTCTGCACTTTTAACCACTTTCATTGCTACAAAACGTTTCCCCCTGTAAGATAAACATATATTAGCATCAACTTAACACAGAGCAGTCGTACTGGGTAAGATGATGGTACTGAGAAAACCAAACGTACTGTATGTCCCAAGCAAGCCAAACCGTGGAAAAATGACCCCATCCCAACTTGCGGATTACATGGTAACGTCCATGGAACAGATCCCCTATCCTGACATGGTGATAACCGCCTATAaaacaaatgttattttatcCATTAGGACACTGTTGACAACAAAACATCACTTGAATTTATTCAGAATTCCAAAATTGAATTAATATTGGCATTAATATTAAACCAACAACATAAAACTGACCTTTAAGTTGGTCTATAACTTGTACAAGTGAAtcaaattaattgtaaaattgATTTCCTGACATACGTTAGCAGCCTAAAAGTTAATGGGTTCaattcccaggaaacacacagaGATTAGAAATGCATGTACTGTAGACCCTAATTTATACTTCTGCACAAGACCCACAATATTGCTACTGCATTGGCTGTGGTTATCACTATGTAGCCTGAAACGCACCTCTCAACAAAGTGTAACAACGTGTCAATTTATGCAAATGGAAAGCGTTGTGATTGGTCTTCTAGAACCCCTCCCCCAGGTAAAAAAATTTGCATTACATTTCCTCAAATGCATTTCCGCTTGCGGCGGTAAAAACTAATGTACCAGGTGTTCGGTACCAAGTTGTAgagctgcacaattaatcgtttAAAGATGGTTATCTCGATTCAACACCCAAATGATCTTAATCCAGCATTTCGACAATTGTATTTTCAAGGAGGAAAGACGCAGTCTTATCAGTTCTCTCGACAACacatcacagtggccgcaatgACCACATTTATTATTGCACAAGCCAGATGTGCTCGTTCCACTGGTACAGCGGATGCTTTCGCCAAGAAGTTAGAGTGTTAGACAGAAAGAAACAGAAACTAAAGAGAGCAATGCGCAGGTACGTCCGACAAGAACCTTGACGTTGTTTAAGTACCAAAAGGAGGATCTTATTCTGGATCTTATCCCTTCTGAAAGGGTTTTTTTAGCACAGGGGGAAACATTGGCTGCGTCCAAATAACCACACTTGCTGTCTTTGCACTTGACTGCTTACATTACGTTCTACTGTATTTGGCCCAAGTAGCAAGTGGGCGTAAAAATTAAACGCTCATGTAGGTTTATTCACATGATGACCGTTCACGCTGAAAAACAATGATGCTCAAATGCATTCTCTGGAATCCACTCAAGCGGAGGTTTCcgcattctgattggttgccgcTGAATcgcgtcatagctcattaccataaagttgtaAATCCATGTGGCAGCAATTTGtaccaaagttttttttttggctaCTTAAAacgtatatttttttttaaataaaatgaatacataATCACTCTACAAttaacattaactctttccccgccattgacgagatatctcgtcaattaagagaaaacgcttccccgccaatgacgagattttccgtctttccgcaatccgcaactttttaaacccggaagtattgccctatggcaagcggctgcatgtccgtgtctgttttaaagatcgctctgaatgggatctctatgaaaagtccgtcacaaaaatttaattatctctgctttttgctcaaaatgtggtgtttttgcagaaacctacccatattcaaaagctgattacaaaagaaccgctaaaggtaggatgaaacgtttttgtttgaaagcagagggtctgttctttcatttggtatattgtatgtttatatatttaaagaagaacattttctggaaggcattaaactttggtgaaaatcatgaaaaacgctggcgctggctggcaactttttttaaaaacgctggcggtgaaagagtaaACTGAATTTAAAGATTATCTACACTTATCTGAAACTTTCAGAAGCATAATTCTTTACACCTGTAAAAACTAAAGTTAAACAAATGTTCAGGGGATGTACTTCTTTAAAATTTTAGTTCTTAAGAATCGGGAGAGaattgtgattttattttaagcaaaagAATCGTGATTCTCagttagggctgcacaattaatcgaaaaaaaaaaataataaataaataaaaaaatcacaatctCTATTCATACATACAAGCAATCCTCTTTGTAAATGACAGCGATTCTCTTGCATGTATTGTATTTTCCTGTATTCATTTACATTTCAACAATCAGATGTTATGTCAGTTAAACTTGCTTACACTCGCGCAGTGTAAaaacaaaccctattcattcaccaatcagacccgatcgtttctctcctctcttctcctcatttgcggcgtttggctgtcactcgcgtgacgtggAACAAAGTGGCAAACCTAAACACATCGATTTACTTAATCGATTTGGAGTGGCAATTTTCAAACAAATGAGAGGAAAAACGTGCGCTATTGCGGAAGATCCTGGTGGCGACGGAGAGAGtgacgatgcaacaatattggttccgaaaaaaggcaaggaaataagttACCTCTGCCCATTTttcaatcggaaggctgcagcctccggaggtcgcatatgcaggctgcatacgtcatcgagcctggtttaacttaactgagcattacatttgcaagtcataaaaGTATTACAACAATTTAACTTAGAATAAtaatcaactttataattgttaatattctgatatattcttgatgacgtatgcagctcagaaatgcgacctccggaaggctgcagccttcagattgagaaacggcctctgtatcATCTTTAAGCTCTTTAAaggttttgtgtttttaaagttttaaggttgaccAGTTTGATTCTTTGTACAGTTCCTTTTATTTATTAGTGTCAACATTctattgtttatgtttaacagctaacacattttaagttactCATCTTCTAAAATAAGGAAAAgtagggccctataatttccgCGATCACGGAATCGTGTACGGAATCGCGGAATTGGCTAATTAACACGGATTCTAGTATTAACGCGGAATTTCGcggaattttacatattttgaataaaattatgtttttgtgtgggagacgAACGTATGTCTGGGGAAATGCAGACCGTGGGGAAGTAAATCTGGGCGACACGCCCCCTCCCGTCGTTTCAGAccccctccaaaacactgaaaccatggCGAAGTGGCTCCCCACGACTCTGCTTTCGTCagcgaaaaaattaagaaattcgacgctaagcacttagttccgagcagttctcacatgacttttatgtgaccggagaactgttattttgtaagttttgtcaacacTCTGTTCACGGTgagcgcaaagatacatgcactctctcatccacgtctgtctcactgcacctctcacaCGTGCTcacgcatctgtccgaagtgtgaacacaaatcctcatgtatttgttcagttttatgcatttcaagcgagctgaggcaaactaactatccctcgca from Paramisgurnus dabryanus chromosome 14, PD_genome_1.1, whole genome shotgun sequence encodes:
- the srpk1b gene encoding SRSF protein kinase 1b isoform X1; this encodes MALSLACQPVSPSLALSLMGIRASCRPEPHPRGATQQPDSSLQEQDEEILGSDDEEQEDPNDYCKGGYHHVRIGDLFHGRYHVIRKLGWGHFSTVWLAWDIQGKRFVAMKVVKSAEHYTETALDEIKLLRAVRNTDQNDPSREKVVQLLDDFKISGMNGSHVCMVFEVLGHHLLKWIIKSNYQGLPLPCVKSIIRQVLQGLDYLHTKCKIIHTDIKPENILMDVNEAYVRRLAAEATEWQKSGAPPPSGSAVSTAPAPKQMAKMSKNKKKKMKKKQKRQAELLEKRILEIEGLEKGPEGGEDEEEEEMETPDSTPSVPNSQTLHDITTEDTLDGVSDGWTRHGDVVNGHGPESEEQTQRVHEQTKDDAPANPYDSSAERSEPVNPYPACNGTEEEEPRPPSPAAADGKGPLICAMVESQCPRVQDPKDGTVEVNGSSSVEGPNMELDPSAQVAPLEESLKDAKIAAGNLLVNPLDPQNADKMQVKIADLGNACWVHKHFTDDIQTRQYRSLEVLIGAGYSTPADIWSTACMAFELATGDYLFEPHSGEDYSRDEDHIALIIELLGKIPRKLVTNGKYAKEFFTKKGDLRHITKLKPWGLMDVLVEKYEWSREEAQNFADFLLPMLDLVPEKRATAAECLRHSWITS
- the srpk1b gene encoding SRSF protein kinase 1b isoform X2 encodes the protein MWLLDWIVSLNTAVVKLASGLRCKPEPHPRGATQQPDSSLQEQDEEILGSDDEEQEDPNDYCKGGYHHVRIGDLFHGRYHVIRKLGWGHFSTVWLAWDIQGKRFVAMKVVKSAEHYTETALDEIKLLRAVRNTDQNDPSREKVVQLLDDFKISGMNGSHVCMVFEVLGHHLLKWIIKSNYQGLPLPCVKSIIRQVLQGLDYLHTKCKIIHTDIKPENILMDVNEAYVRRLAAEATEWQKSGAPPPSGSAVSTAPAPKQMAKMSKNKKKKMKKKQKRQAELLEKRILEIEGLEKGPEGGEDEEEEEMETPDSTPSVPNSQTLHDITTEDTLDGVSDGWTRHGDVVNGHGPESEEQTQRVHEQTKDDAPANPYDSSAERSEPVNPYPACNGTEEEEPRPPSPAAADGKGPLICAMVESQCPRVQDPKDGTVEVNGSSSVEGPNMELDPSAQVAPLEESLKDAKIAAGNLLVNPLDPQNADKMQVKIADLGNACWVHKHFTDDIQTRQYRSLEVLIGAGYSTPADIWSTACMAFELATGDYLFEPHSGEDYSRDEDHIALIIELLGKIPRKLVTNGKYAKEFFTKKGDLRHITKLKPWGLMDVLVEKYEWSREEAQNFADFLLPMLDLVPEKRATAAECLRHSWITS
- the srpk1b gene encoding SRSF protein kinase 1b isoform X3; translated protein: MERKVLALQARKKRTKTKKPGKKPEPHPRGATQQPDSSLQEQDEEILGSDDEEQEDPNDYCKGGYHHVRIGDLFHGRYHVIRKLGWGHFSTVWLAWDIQGKRFVAMKVVKSAEHYTETALDEIKLLRAVRNTDQNDPSREKVVQLLDDFKISGMNGSHVCMVFEVLGHHLLKWIIKSNYQGLPLPCVKSIIRQVLQGLDYLHTKCKIIHTDIKPENILMDVNEAYVRRLAAEATEWQKSGAPPPSGSAVSTAPAPKQMAKMSKNKKKKMKKKQKRQAELLEKRILEIEGLEKGPEGGEDEEEEEMETPDSTPSVPNSQTLHDITTEDTLDGVSDGWTRHGDVVNGHGPESEEQTQRVHEQTKDDAPANPYDSSAERSEPVNPYPACNGTEEEEPRPPSPAAADGKGPLICAMVESQCPRVQDPKDGTVEVNGSSSVEGPNMELDPSAQVAPLEESLKDAKIAAGNLLVNPLDPQNADKMQVKIADLGNACWVHKHFTDDIQTRQYRSLEVLIGAGYSTPADIWSTACMAFELATGDYLFEPHSGEDYSRDEDHIALIIELLGKIPRKLVTNGKYAKEFFTKKGDLRHITKLKPWGLMDVLVEKYEWSREEAQNFADFLLPMLDLVPEKRATAAECLRHSWITS
- the srpk1b gene encoding SRSF protein kinase 1b isoform X4, with protein sequence MALSLACQPVSPSLALSLMGIRASCRPEPHPRGATQQPDSSLQEQDEEILGSDDEEQEDPNDYCKGGYHHVRIGDLFHGRYHVIRKLGWGHFSTVWLAWDIQGKRFVAMKVVKSAEHYTETALDEIKLLRAVRNTDQNDPSREKVVQLLDDFKISGMNGSHVCMVFEVLGHHLLKWIIKSNYQGLPLPCVKSIIRQVLQGLDYLHTKCKIIHTDIKPENILMDVNEAYVRRLAAEATEWQKSGAPPPSGSAVSTAPAPKQMAKMSKNKKKKMKKKQKRQAELLEKRILEIEGLEKGPEGGEDEEEEEMETPDSTPSVPNSQTLHDITTEDTLDGVSDGWTRHGDVVNGHGPESEEQTQRVHEQTKDDAPANPYDSSAERSEPVNPYPACNGTEEEEPRPPSPAAADAKIAAGNLLVNPLDPQNADKMQVKIADLGNACWVHKHFTDDIQTRQYRSLEVLIGAGYSTPADIWSTACMAFELATGDYLFEPHSGEDYSRDEDHIALIIELLGKIPRKLVTNGKYAKEFFTKKGDLRHITKLKPWGLMDVLVEKYEWSREEAQNFADFLLPMLDLVPEKRATAAECLRHSWITS